One Phoenix dactylifera cultivar Barhee BC4 chromosome 8, palm_55x_up_171113_PBpolish2nd_filt_p, whole genome shotgun sequence genomic window carries:
- the LOC103708815 gene encoding plastidic ATP/ADP-transporter-like, whose amino-acid sequence MEAVIPATGLLSLPSNPQTRAFRTISNPRTCFPSASIRAHTSAPSSDGLRWRERNPSFSQPRTPLDAQRSLLYNLSRGSWRKGESFPVCGAGASAITADGGGFVEEKPKPKFLGIEVKTLKKIIPLGLMFFCILFNYTILRDTKDVLVVTTKGSSAEIIPFLKTWVNLPMAVGFMLLYTKLSNVLSKEALFYTVIFPFIAFFGAFAFVMYPLRDAIHPTGLADKLLAALGPSFLGPVAILRIWSFCLFYVMAELWGSVVISVLFWGFANQITTVEEAKEFYPLFGLGANVALIFSGRTVKYFSNLRKYLGPGVDGWAISLKGMMSIVVLLGLVICALYWGVNTFVLNDPSLPRSQRKKKEKPKLSMKESLKLLLSSRYVRDLATLVVAYGISINLVEVTWKSKLKAQFPSPNEYSSFMGDFSTATGIATFTMMLLGRVILRKFGWGVAAMVTPTVLLFTGVGFFSLILFGEPLAPLLGKLGMTPLLAAVYVGALQNIFSKSSKYSLFDPCKEMAYIPLDEDMKVKSKAAIDVVCNPLGKSGGALIQQFMILTFGSLANSTPYLGGILLVIVLSWIGAARSLDSQFSPLAKQELAKEKLLKEKVKEPVVKPSQENNEGLVEEEVATKENGSLLGSSASENSTNESALKEMLAPESKSSSENPTPHDH is encoded by the exons ATGGAGGCTGTCATCCCGGCCACCGgtcttctctccctcccttccaacCCCCAAACCCGAGCCTTCCGCACCATCTCCAACCCCAGGACCTGCTTCCCCTCGGCGTCCATCCGAGCCCATACCTCGGCTCCGAGTTCCGATGGACTCCGTTGGAGAGAGCGGAATCCGTCGTTCTCCCAGCCGAGAACCCCCCTAGACGCCCAAAGATCGCTCCTTTACAATCTTTCTCGCGGTTCTTGGAGGAAAGGCGAGAGCTTTCCGGTCTGCGGCGCCGGAGCTTCCGCGATTACGGCGGATGGAGGCGGTTTCGTCGAGGAGAAGCCGAAGCCCAAGTTCTTGGGCATCGAGGTTAAAACCTTGAAGAAGATTATCCCGCTGGGGCTCATGTTCTTCTGTATCCTTTTCAATTATACGATCCTCAGGGATACAAAGGATGTGTTGGTGGTGACGACCAAAGGAAGCAGCGCCGAGATCATTCCATTCTTGAAGACGTGGGTGAACTTGCCAATGGCGGTGGGGTTCATGCTGTTGTACACCAAGCTCTCGAATGTGCTTTCCAAGGAGGCTCTTTTCTACACGGTGATCTTCCCTTTTATCGCTTTCTTCGGGGCTTTTGCCTTCGTGATGTATCCCCTTCGCGACGCCATCCACCCCACGGGGCTTGCCGACAAGCTCCTGGCCGCCCTCGGTCCGAGCTTCCTTGGCCCAGTCGCGATCTTGAGGATTTGGAGCTTCTGTTTGTTCTATGTCATGGCCGAGCTCTGGGGGAGTGTGGTGATCTCGGTTCTCTTCTGGGGTTTTGCAAATCAG ATTACCACTGTTGAGGAAGCCAAAGAATTCTACCCACTATTTGGCCTTGGAGCTAATGTTGCCCTAATTTTCTCAGGGCGGACGGTAAAGTATTTTTCTAACCTGCGTAAGTATTTGGGCCCAGGAGTTGATGGTTGGGCAATATCTCTGAAAGGAATGATGAGCATTGTGGTGCTTCTGGGTCTTGTAATTTGTGCACTCTATTGGGGAGTAAATACCTTTGTTCTGAATGACCCCTCTCTTCCAAGATCTCAACGCAAAAAGAAG GAAAAGCCCAAATTAAGCATGAAAGAGAGCTTGAAACTTTTGCTATCTTCTAGATATGTGAGAGATCTTGCCACCTTGGTGGTTGCTTATGGTATAAGCATTAACCTTGTTGAAGTTACATGGAAATCAAAGCTCAAGGCACag TTTCCAAGCCCAAATGAATACTCATCTTTCATGGGTGATTTCTCAACTGCTACGGGTATTGCAACTTTCACAATGATGCTGCTGGGCCGAGTGATACTCAGAAAGTTCGGGTGGGGAGTAGCAGCCATGGTCACACCCACTGTATTACTTTTCACAGGAGTTGGGTTCTTCTCACTGATTTTATTTGGAGAACCATTGGCTCCCTTGCTGGGAAAACTTGGAATGACTCCTCTGCTTGCAGCTGTTTATGTGGGTGCATTGCAGAACATTTTCAGTAAGAGTTCAAAGTACAGCTTATTTGATCCTTGCAAGGAAATGGCTTATATTCCTTTGGATGAAGACATGAAG GTTAAAAGTAAGGCAGCCATTGATGTTGTCTGCAACCCCTTGGGAAAATCAGGAGGAGCCTTGATCCAACAGTTCATGATTTTAACATTTGGGTCCCTAGCAAACTCAACACCCTACCTTGGAGGAATACTGCTGGTGATTGTTCTTTCATGGATAGGTGCTGCGAGGTCTTTGGATTCCCAATTTTCTCCTTTGGCCAAACAAGAGCTTGCGAAGGAGAAATTGCTGAAAGAGAAGGTAAAAGAGCCAGTGGTCAAACCATCCCAAGAGAACAATGAGGGCCTGGTTGAAGAGGAGGTAGCAACaaaagaaaatggttctcttctTGGATCCTCAGCGAGTGAAAACTCAACAAACGAGTCAGCTTTGAAAGAGATGTTAGCACCTGAATCCAAGAGTTCATCAGAAAACCCCACCCCACATGATCATTAA
- the LOC103708814 gene encoding GDP-fucose transporter 1-like, translated as MAAIRLEAQYYATSSLVVGYALCSSLLSIINKFAITKFNYPGLLTALQYLTSSLGVWVLGKLGLLYHDPFTFETAKKFFPAATIFYLAIFTNTNLLRHANVDTFIMFRSLTPLLVAIADTFFRKQPCPTKLTFLSLVIILGGAVGYVMTDSAFTLTAYSWAVAYLVTITTEMVYIKHMVTNMGLNTWGFVLYNNLLSLMMAPVFWFLTGEYADVFRAVGSSSETLFGFTASVAVSVSCVFGLLISFFGFAARKAISATAFTVTGVVNKFLTVAINVLIWDKHASPVGLICLLFTLVGGVLYQQSVTSRGRSPSSQHDSTASRQINSGVEGSGSEDENQSLVVSGKDSKV; from the coding sequence ATGGCGGCCATCAGATTGGAAGCGCAATACTATGCGACCAGTAGCCTTGTTGTAGGATATGCTCTCTGTTCTAGCTTGCTGTCCATCATAAACAAGTTTGCCATCACAAAGTTCAATTACCCTGGCCTTTTAACTGCATTGCAGTACTTGACCTCTTCTCTTGGTGTTTGGGTTCTCGGAAAATTAGGGCTTCTTTACCACGACCCCTTCACCTTTGAGACTGCCAAGAAATTCTTTCCTGCGGCCACCATCTTCTACCTTGCCATATTCACCAACACCAATCTCCTCCGCCATGCCAATGTCGATACTTTCATCATGTTTCGATCCCTGACTCCCCTCCTGGTCGCCATTGCCGACACTTTCTTTAGAAAGCAGCCATGCCCTACAAAGCTCACATTCTTATCTCTTGTAATTATATTGGGGGGTGCGGTTGGGTATGTGATGACCGATTCAGCATTCACCCTCACCGCGTACTCTTGGGCTGTTGCTTATCTGGTGACGATCACCACTGAGATGGTTTACATTAAGCACATGGTGACGAATATGGGGCTGAACACCTGGGGTTTTGTGCTCTACAATAATCTCCTGTCCTTGATGATGGCTCCGGTGTTTTGGTTTCTGACAGGGGAATATGCTGATGTTTTCAGAGCTGTCGGGTCAAGTTCTGAGACTTTGTTTGGTTTTACTGCATCCGTTGCTGTGTCCGTGTCTTGTGTTTTTGGATTGCTCATCAGTTTCTTTGGGTTTGCGGCAAGGAAGGCGATCTCAGCTACAGCATTTACGGTGACTGGTGTTGTCAATAAGTTTCTCACAGTTGCTATTAATGTGTTGATCTGGGATAAACATGCAAGTCCAGTTGGTTTGATTTGCCTGCTTTTTACCCTTGTGGGGGGAGTTCTTTATCAACAATCAGTTACCAGCAGGGGAAGAAGCCCTTCATCACAGCATGACTCTACTGCTTCTAGGCAGATAAATAGTGGGGTTGAGGGCAGTGGTTCTGAGGATGAGAACCAAAGCTTAGTTGTATCTGGTAAGGATTCCAAAGTATGA